A genomic region of Nocardioides plantarum contains the following coding sequences:
- the coaE gene encoding dephospho-CoA kinase → MRVGLTGGVASGKSSVADILRELGATIIDGDVLAREVVEKGTPGLERVVAAFGAEILTPDGDLDRPRLGQLVFNDPEQRRRLEAIVHPLVFERYAELESATGPDDLVVHDIPLLAESGRADGFDAVIVVDGPDDLRIERMLRDRGWTREDAESRIASQATREQRLAIATHVIDNAGSREQLRERVEQVFAELTSDRG, encoded by the coding sequence GTGCGCGTGGGACTGACCGGAGGCGTCGCCTCGGGCAAGAGCTCGGTGGCCGACATCCTGCGTGAGCTGGGGGCCACGATCATCGACGGTGACGTGCTCGCCCGCGAGGTGGTCGAGAAGGGCACGCCCGGCTTGGAGCGGGTGGTGGCGGCCTTCGGTGCCGAGATCCTGACTCCCGACGGCGACCTCGACCGGCCGCGGCTCGGTCAGCTGGTGTTCAACGATCCCGAGCAGCGCCGGCGTCTCGAGGCGATCGTGCACCCCCTCGTCTTCGAGCGGTACGCCGAGCTCGAGAGCGCCACCGGGCCCGACGACCTGGTGGTCCACGACATCCCCCTGCTGGCCGAGTCCGGTCGGGCCGACGGCTTCGACGCCGTGATCGTGGTCGACGGGCCCGACGACCTGCGGATCGAGCGGATGCTCCGGGACCGCGGCTGGACCCGCGAGGACGCCGAGTCGCGGATCGCCTCGCAGGCGACGCGTGAGCAGCGCCTGGCCATCGCGACCCACGTCATCGACAACGCCGGCTCCCGTGAGCAGCTGCGCGAGCGGGTCGAGCAGGTCTTCGCCGAGCTCACCTCCGACCGCGGGTGA
- a CDS encoding sigma-70 family RNA polymerase sigma factor, giving the protein MATRTATRVTREIEGRDSVGLYLDEIARNPLLDAAMEVELSRTIEAGLMAEALLAEGRVGRKKGGAPMRATQEELEWLAEEGRKAVDTFITANLRLVVSIARKYGRAQMPMLDLIQEGNTGLIRAVEKFDYTKGYKFSTYATWWVRQAITRGIAQQARVVRLPVHVVEELNQVGGARRTLERQLGRDPDPTEIAAELGMEVERVLDLMAWGREHVSLDTPVDEDGDTSLGDLMAQETAPSPDLTVLDTESRDRLNALVGSLDERAADIIRSRYGLVDGRQHKLADIGAKHGISAERVRQLEREALQKLRRLGDPDLAA; this is encoded by the coding sequence ATGGCAACCAGGACCGCAACACGGGTCACCCGCGAGATCGAGGGGCGCGACAGCGTCGGACTCTACCTCGACGAGATCGCCCGCAACCCCCTGCTCGACGCTGCCATGGAGGTCGAGCTCTCCCGGACGATCGAGGCCGGCCTGATGGCCGAGGCCCTCCTCGCCGAGGGTCGTGTGGGACGCAAGAAGGGCGGCGCGCCGATGCGCGCCACCCAGGAGGAGCTCGAGTGGCTCGCCGAGGAGGGCCGCAAGGCCGTCGACACCTTCATCACCGCCAACCTGCGGCTCGTCGTCTCGATCGCCCGCAAGTACGGCCGGGCGCAGATGCCGATGCTCGACCTCATCCAGGAGGGCAACACCGGCCTGATCCGCGCGGTCGAGAAGTTCGACTACACCAAGGGCTACAAGTTCTCGACCTACGCGACGTGGTGGGTGCGCCAGGCGATCACCCGCGGCATCGCCCAGCAGGCCCGCGTGGTGCGACTGCCCGTGCACGTGGTCGAGGAGCTCAACCAGGTCGGCGGCGCCCGCCGCACCCTCGAGCGTCAGCTCGGGCGCGACCCCGACCCGACCGAGATCGCTGCCGAGCTCGGCATGGAGGTCGAGCGGGTGCTCGACCTGATGGCCTGGGGTCGCGAGCACGTCAGCCTCGACACCCCCGTCGACGAGGACGGTGACACCTCGCTGGGCGACCTGATGGCCCAGGAGACCGCTCCCTCGCCCGACCTGACGGTCCTCGACACCGAGTCCCGCGACCGGCTCAACGCACTGGTCGGCTCGCTCGACGAGCGCGCCGCCGACATCATCCGCTCGCGCTACGGCCTGGTCGACGGGCGCCAGCACAAGCTCGCCGACATCGGTGCCAAGCACGGCATCTCCGCCGAGCGGGTGCGCCAGCTCGAGCGCGAGGCGCTGCAGAAGCTGCGTCGCCTCGGCGACCCCGACCTGGCGGCCTGA
- a CDS encoding GNAT family N-acetyltransferase, translated as MRIEPDDLTSAAVVAFLEAHVAQLRATSPPGSSHALDLAGLRARDVSFWSAYDGGDLVGCVALKRLTGPPDGHAELKSMRTAPDRLGQGIGARLLTFALEQARDAGFTRVSLETGSQDFFAPAHRLYARHDFVACEPFAGYRPDPSSRFMTRTL; from the coding sequence GTGCGGATCGAGCCCGACGACCTGACCAGCGCCGCCGTCGTGGCGTTCCTCGAGGCGCATGTCGCCCAGCTGCGGGCGACCTCGCCGCCCGGCTCCAGCCACGCGCTCGACCTCGCCGGGCTCCGGGCCCGCGACGTGTCGTTCTGGTCGGCGTACGACGGTGGCGACCTGGTGGGGTGCGTCGCGCTCAAGCGCCTCACGGGTCCGCCCGACGGCCATGCCGAGCTGAAGTCGATGCGCACGGCGCCCGACCGGCTCGGGCAGGGCATCGGGGCGCGGCTGCTGACCTTCGCCCTCGAGCAGGCGCGCGACGCGGGGTTCACCCGGGTCAGCCTCGAGACCGGCAGCCAGGACTTCTTCGCCCCGGCCCATCGGCTCTACGCCCGGCACGACTTCGTCGCGTGCGAGCCCTTCGCGGGCTACCGGCCCGACCCGTCGAGCCGGTTCATGACCAGGACGCTCTGA
- a CDS encoding NAD-dependent epimerase/dehydratase family protein: protein MSKHVVVGAGPVGMATARELVDQGHEVVLVSRSGSGQGVEGVRRVALDVSDAAALTALTDGAAAIYNCVNPPSYDVWSTWWPPIAQALLAAAERTGAVLVTASCLYGYGPTRAPMVEGQPDLATGTKGRLRATMWAEAREAHEAGRLRAVEVRGSDFMGPGVTMSHVAVVAPAALAGKAVRVFGAADLPHSYTDVRDMARTMVAVAGRPETHGRVWHAPTNPAVSQAQAVSDVCRAAGREPVAVRVWPRGILAVGGLFVGFFREMRETVYQFQRPYVLDSSLSERELGLAPTPWDEMCRATAEAALGAPVSDPRVGVSLGG, encoded by the coding sequence ATGAGCAAGCACGTGGTGGTGGGAGCTGGTCCGGTGGGCATGGCGACGGCGCGGGAGCTGGTCGACCAGGGGCACGAGGTGGTCCTGGTCAGTCGGTCGGGGAGCGGCCAGGGCGTCGAGGGCGTCCGCCGGGTGGCGCTCGACGTCTCCGACGCCGCCGCGCTCACTGCGCTCACCGACGGGGCGGCCGCGATCTACAACTGCGTCAACCCGCCGTCGTACGACGTGTGGTCGACCTGGTGGCCGCCGATCGCCCAGGCGCTGCTCGCTGCCGCCGAGCGGACCGGGGCGGTGCTCGTCACGGCGTCCTGCCTCTACGGCTACGGTCCGACCCGGGCCCCGATGGTCGAGGGACAGCCCGATCTCGCCACCGGTACCAAGGGCCGCCTGCGCGCGACGATGTGGGCCGAGGCGCGCGAGGCCCACGAGGCCGGACGCCTGCGTGCTGTCGAGGTGCGGGGCTCGGACTTCATGGGGCCCGGCGTCACGATGTCCCACGTGGCCGTGGTCGCCCCCGCGGCGCTGGCCGGCAAGGCGGTGCGGGTCTTCGGAGCGGCCGACCTGCCGCACTCCTACACCGACGTGCGTGACATGGCCCGCACGATGGTCGCCGTCGCCGGCCGGCCCGAGACCCACGGCCGGGTCTGGCACGCGCCCACCAACCCCGCGGTCTCCCAGGCCCAGGCGGTCTCGGACGTCTGCCGGGCCGCCGGACGCGAGCCCGTCGCGGTGCGGGTCTGGCCCCGCGGCATCCTGGCGGTGGGGGGTCTCTTCGTGGGGTTCTTCCGCGAGATGCGTGAGACCGTCTACCAGTTCCAGCGCCCCTACGTGCTCGACTCGAGCCTCTCCGAGCGCGAGCTCGGGCTGGCCCCCACCCCGTGGGACGAGATGTGCCGGGCCACGGCCGAGGCCGCCCTCGGCGCCCCGGTGTCGGACCCGAGGGTCGGCGTCAGCCTCGGCGGCTGA